Part of the Lycium ferocissimum isolate CSIRO_LF1 chromosome 6, AGI_CSIRO_Lferr_CH_V1, whole genome shotgun sequence genome, AAAGCTGTTTAGTGGTTGCTAATTAAGTAGTAATTATCTACTCACTGTTGAAAATTTTACATATAAAATCTAtcataaaaagaagaaataaaaaggaagcaTCCCTAAATAGTCTTGCTTTAGATACTTTATTATTGCTGGTCCCTCATGGTCCAATTGAAAAGCAGCTTATATATCACTATCAATCGTcatattttagtttatttttccaATCGCACCATTATATAAACCCCACCTCTTCCTCCCAATCTTTCGTAGTTTGTGAGTTGATTGACTGACAGCTTCAAGTAAAATAGAGAACCAAAgttcacacttttttttttctctcaacaAAAAGACATctaaaaaagagagaaatggATGGAAAGAGGAAAACATGTGTAGCAGTTTTAGTGATACAAGCCATATATACAGGGATGTTCTTGCTTTCGAAAGTTGCGTTTGATGTTGGTATGAACCCTTTTGTTTTTGTCTTCTATAGACAAGCTGCTGCTGCTGTCTTCTTAGCTCCCATAGCCATGTTCCTTGAAAGGTAAATAGTGTTTAATGTTTTGATTATACATATGAAGCTCACACTAATTATCTCGTATAATCTATGTTGTTCGTGTTTATATCAGATCCTCTAAAAATGCACATCTTTTATAATCCCACTAACccttttctttatctttcttTAACCATGAGTATCTGCTCAAGTGTGTGTGAAAGATTAAACGGTTAGCGAGCagatttttatttacttaattattgAACTTTGAAATTAGATAGTTACTTATATAGTTTAACATGGTACCAGAGAGCGGATATATATGTCCTAGTATTAAGTTTTTCCGCCAACTAttataacaataaaaataaagaattttcaCATGTTTGGTTCATAAAAATCGAGGGATTAGGAGAGGAGCATATTGAGgacataattaagtaaataaagtgTGCTCTTTCTAGCAAACAATTTGATCTTCAGGTTGAGATGGGTGTGCACTTCAATAATAATACTGACCCATTGTTTTTGTGTTTGTAGGAAAACAGCACCACCAATGTCATTCTTGATATGCTTCAAGATTTTCATGCTCTCTCTATGTGGGTAAGTTAATCATTTTACAATaaatatatatctatctatatatatatatatatatatatatatatatatatatatatatatatggagaatTGAATTTGCGTTTTGGGAATTTCTATGTGTGTAATGATATTCGTGCCTTATCAGGGTTACATTGAGCTTGAATATTTATGGAGTGGCACTTAAATACACTTCTGCAACTTTGGCTGCTGCAGCTACTAACAGCCTTCCAGTTACTACATTTATCCTTGCGGTTCTTCTCAGGTAAAGTATTAATACTAGTAAGCTTAATTATATAGGTATGTCCTCCTCTAGTCTTCTCTTGGTTTCTTTAAATGGTAACCGAactttattcttgttcttctcaTAGTTGTCCTCTTTGTGTGTAAGTAACATTGTGGGATGTGcatttatcaatttaaaattagaaaaagaagcCTCAGGTGTTCTTGAAGCATCATATCCTTCTCATCAAAGTTAGGTCTGACGCCTATAAGGACTTATAACAGAATCTTAttggaaaaatataaattatattatatgtagTAATATAATCTATGTACGTGGTGGTTTCAAGAATATACTTTGCAGAAAGGGACTGTTCTAATTAAGATCGGTAAAAGGTGATAATTTATGCTAATCAGTATGACATTATGAGGGCATTTTTTGGCCTAAAAGACACAAGAAGATCCTGTACTCTTTTTTGTGCTCAGtttacttatttacttaatCTTTAAGACAAAAAATAGTTAATATGTGCATTGAATAATTAACGGAAAAGTTCAAGGATAATTACGTATTGTAGTAAATAAACTGTGTTACTTAACAAGATTTATCTGACTTATAACTTGCATTCCTTTAAGTAGAGGCAGGAAGAAAATGAGATGATGGAGTCATCTTAAAAGTGAAAtgacaaaaagtaaaaaagaaaagatattaGTACATCTTTCAAGGTGCATGAAATGACAACCTCTTATGTGGATACGTTGTAGAATTTGAAACTTCAATAACAATGTTTCACATAGAACGTAAAATTCACATATACAGTTGAGTACTAAAGCAAAATGTGACGAGCACTGAACTTTAGAAAGTTAAAGTTTAGTCTGCTCCACTAGCTAGGACGTACCTATATGGTAATGGAACTAGTATTAATTTGGAGTCGATGTTGCCATTTTATATCTGACTACTTTTAATCAGATAGATTTGGAATCTTGTACTAAAAGCTGCACATAAGGTAAAGAACAAACATTTAAATGTAGGGAATCTTTGAACATAATTTGAATTGACCTTTTTGCTAACTAGTCAAAAATAAGTAAACTCACTCACCCGAAATAGGCTAAAGAGAGAAGAGGTTAGGGGTTTACGACTTACGATATGGGAATTTTGACTACTTTTGGCACACAAAAAGAATCTAAGAAGAGGTAGCATGGagggcaaaaagagaagaaaatggaTCATATTGTGCGAAAAATTTACTATTTCATCCATGTAAAGAACTTAAAATTTTTTATGAGTTCTTTCTTCtagtactttttttaaaaaaaaaataaaaaaaaatgggccaGTCCTTGCAGAATAAGGTCCGTATTGATGAATGCGGTATTGTTATCATACAATTTAGGCTACAATTAATAGAGTTCTTTCAAGACAAGTATGTAATTATAATCCAGAcagatttggaaaataatgcCTATACAAGCACATGTTCCAAATAGAAAGGAAAATCGGATAATAAGACCATTCATGATGTTATAGCTGATTGAAAAGCAAAGGAAATTAAGgtattgaaaagaaaagaaatgtcgGTTGTCCTGTCGATGGTAAATTAAATGCTTCATACATAAAATCAAATACAATATGGTCACTTCTATAGAAAGATAGTACATATGTGTACACGAAGCTTGATACCATACCCCTCCAATTTAATGAATGCAGGTTCATTTAATCAGATGGATGTAATATTTAAGAGAATTAGAATGATAAAGTCCAAATTTCCCGATGCTGAGATTTTTCTTATTAACAAGTTTTTTCTGTAATTCGAATTAACAATCCTTTTTTGCGGATGATTAGAGAGATTCTACCCTTGTAGTACAAAAGGAAAAAGACTTACTCGCACCGAGTGTTTCATATCAAACAAATGAATGCAAGATATATGGCTATATAAATTTTTATCACTTAACTATAGTTAAATGATACACATTTAACATTTTCACTTAAATTTTGTGATTGTGATGGTTAACTTGATTGATTCGGtataaatttcttttttcactttaattagAACTCCCTTAGTTTAGTGAAATAGTATACTGTGCAGTTTTATGTTAGGGATTTTTACAGAACTAGCCATGGATTCACTATTTACTTTTCCTGGTTGGTGCACATAAATTACACAATGATTATACATGGTTATACAAATATTATACATTAAGTATACATCTATTAGATATCTGCTGTAATTTTAGTTTGAGCACTTGGATGGGCGGGCATTCAGATTTAGATTAATTCTTCTTTATGTTATGTACATTTATTCTAAGGAGTGCCCCCCCATAATAATTACTATCCACATTTATCAAATTTAGTTGAACTAATTAATGTTATATTTGCATTAATTTTGCCATTAATAAAAACAGAATGGAGACAGCCAAAATAAGGACAGGGGCAGGAATTGCAAAGGTTATGGGGATAGTGTTTTGTGCAGGAGGAGCTTCAACCATAGCATTCTTTAAGGGACCAACTGTGAAACTTCTGATGCATCATCATCTATTTAGCTATCATGGCCAAGTCCAAAACACTGCTGCTTCTAACAATTGGGTCAAGGGTGTCTTCCTTTTGTTGCTTGCTAATGCATTATGGGCCACATGGCTTGTCATGCAGGTACCTACTTCAACAATTACACACAAACAATGCATTATATTACTTATTACATCATGTCACTATGCCGCTCCGTTTTAATTTACGTGAACCTATTAAGCCGAGCACATGATTCGTGGTTCTAAACATATTTATAATATCTGTGTGCtgtaatattttgaattaaacaTGCGCATATTAGACTTTAAAATATGGGTTCAATTGAGCCCAATATATGTGTTAAGCAATCTACTAAAATATGTAAAAGAATCAAATTTAGAACTAGGTACTAACTGGAGTCGATGTCCTAGAATACAGACCCTATAAAGTTCAAATCTTGGATCCGCTTCtagtcttaaacatgccataaCATTATAAAAACTCGTgatcattaagggtaaaattagaAGTTTagattaaattattttcaattttaaaaaaggatgattctttttggaacagactaaaaatgaaataaagtcaCTTAAACGAAGGAATATCACtcatcaaataaataaataacatgataatataAAAACATTATACACTATCAAGTGCACATAACTTGAATTCATCCTTCAATTGATTTAATTCATGTCTTGTCATGTGTTATCTTTGGCAGAACCGAGTTCTCAAGAGTTACCCATCAAAGCTACTATGTACAACTCTACAATGCTTCATGAGCACAATTCAATCTTTTGTTTTTGCCATAGCTGTGGCAAGAGATCCTTCTGAGTGGAGGCTTGGATGGAATGTTAGACTCCTCTCTGTTGCCTACTGTGTAAGTGAAATTCTGCCCAACTTTGTCATTTATATGACAAGATACAAAGCAAGTACAAAAgttttaaaaaggaagaaataaaaGGTGTTTCCATGATTAAGCAACCTTTGAATGTTACTACTAGATAACGTTGTATTGTCACAACAAAAGAGCTTTTTTGAAACAACAAATTAATACATAATATCTTAGGACTATTAATTTGAAAAGGGAACTTTAATATAAACTTCTTatgttagtaaaaaaaaaacagaaagagGACATTTTCTTGTAACGTTTTGGATATAAGGTGATTTGTCACCCATAACCTCTTTTTGCTAGTCTTATAGTAGCTTGTTTGGCATTGTTATTGGGAAGCCACAagtattttttaagttttaaaaaatacttataCTAGAGAGTTGAGAAGTTCGGccatatttttagaaaataataataattgtttttgaTTAATAGCAAAAGCTGAATATggtaattttttcttaaaaacacTTTCGGAGACTTGGCCAAGAACAAATTGCTTCGCTAATATTAGCAAACgtgttttttaaattgattagtCAAACACCAAACTGCTACTCTTCAAAAGTACTTTGTCAAAAAACACTAATCTGacaaattttttcttcttttaaataagttgattttaaaaTCTTGGCTACATATGCTAATTATTCAGACTACTTGTAGGTTAAGTTTATGTTTAAATTTGCTAacctttatttaaaaaaaaaaaaaacataaatttgGCAGGGAATAGTGGTGACTGGAGTTACATTTTACTTACAAGCATGGGTTGTTGAGAAGAAAGGACCAGTGTACATGGCCATGACAACACCCTTGGCCTTAATCTTTACAATTGCTTCCTCTGCTGTGCTTTTTGGAGAGATCCTTAGTTTGGGAAGGTAATATttggtttttttccttttcctactGCTATATTTAGTACTAATATTAAGCATTAAGTCGCATAAAATGAGCCAATCATGGTCAGTTCTCCAACAATGTTAACCAAAATTAGCAGAAATTCAAACCGTAGTATCAATATGAAGACCAAATTTGATTATTTTGAACCTATATATGGAAGGTCAATTGTGTCAGAGGGAGTTTGGGTTAGTTTAAACTGATTAAATTGGCTTAATAAACACTTGTTGGCTTATCAACCCGTTTGAAAATACCTACAGTATTTATAAACCAAAATCAACCAAAAATTATAAGTTGATTACCCCACAACTTGTGGTTTTCAACTTATACACACTTTTAGTTTGATCAAATTTTTACTGTTCtatccttaatattttttttaatttatagaaTACCATTTAAACTAAACCTCTAGTTTCTCCTCCATCCCATATGTGTTATTCATCCTTTTCCTTAGAAAGATAGTTTTCGAaatataattttacaaaaaCTTGAGGGTATTATAGTCATTTCACAAAAACCAAATACATCAACGGTTCATTATCCATTTCaacatttttattaaaataatgtaactatttatttataaaattaattttaacatagtaatacttattagttattTACAATCAGCAAACTCAAACAGTCTCTAAAGCTTATTGATGCACttataatttgtatattttaacCTGCATGCAGCATTTTAGGAGCGATTTTGCTTGTTAGTGGCTTATACAGTGTACTATGGGGAAAATCTAAAGAACAAAAGATCGAAGCTTCAACTACTGGAGATGTCGAAAAAGCAGATAATCATGAATCAAAAGAAGAATCAATCGTGGAGAAACAATCCTCAACACCAAATGCTCGAATCCAACATGCTTGTTCTCCGGcttaattaattacttattaGAGGGTTCggtgacaaaaaaaattatgcatgTTCAATAATTTGTTATTATTTGTATAACAAAAATTATTGTTTGTACCATATGTGTACAATTAGCATAATATAGTTTTTAGCTATAGATTTcctaattgaattttatgttgtatcgTGGGAActagttattattattaatgtgaCTAATAATAAAGGAGTGAGATTCTAGCGGATGAAAATTAAGCAAATATAACAGTGTCCAACAAGATGAAAATTAAGCAAATATAG contains:
- the LOC132059347 gene encoding WAT1-related protein At5g64700; its protein translation is MDGKRKTCVAVLVIQAIYTGMFLLSKVAFDVGMNPFVFVFYRQAAAAVFLAPIAMFLERKTAPPMSFLICFKIFMLSLCGVTLSLNIYGVALKYTSATLAAAATNSLPVTTFILAVLLRMETAKIRTGAGIAKVMGIVFCAGGASTIAFFKGPTVKLLMHHHLFSYHGQVQNTAASNNWVKGVFLLLLANALWATWLVMQNRVLKSYPSKLLCTTLQCFMSTIQSFVFAIAVARDPSEWRLGWNVRLLSVAYCGIVVTGVTFYLQAWVVEKKGPVYMAMTTPLALIFTIASSAVLFGEILSLGSILGAILLVSGLYSVLWGKSKEQKIEASTTGDVEKADNHESKEESIVEKQSSTPNARIQHACSPA